A genome region from Myroides fluvii includes the following:
- a CDS encoding UvrD-helicase domain-containing protein has protein sequence MVEGRLNLEPEVQEIFQSIDECRNFLLSGGAGSGKTYSLVNVIQQVIVENPTAKVACMTYTNAAVKEIEERVNHKNLNVSTIHDFLWDNIKHFQKELKGALISLANNAEVTKISITEVNPVPDNYFADLPDGVQYKEFVRIHEGIISHDELLIVANYLFEKYPKLSNIVKDKYKFIFIDEYQDTSKVVVEIFLEHFKKSERKNIIGFFGDAMQSIYEDGIGNLDVYKGVEAEKVNEILKKQNRRNPKLIIDLANKLRTDGITQEPSADPKAPNMIDGAVKQGTVLFLHSTDGNINKVEEFLAEKYAWDFNNSKQTKELNLTHNLIAGKAGFRNLMDIYDRDHILSYRDRIKKYIKDNNLTIDFSDNTFEEVIEILQQGKSGRDLNAVSPTNAMQIFIESNAELYNYAKSLKFLEFSKMYVDKDQLLDDKKQDEDDENKKGSKRDNLIKHLFKIQNNISLYQNKKYNEFLRATDYHFKITNIASKKALKENIESLVNVGNSTIEQVINNADEKRICLIDDKLIAFKENKEYLYNRVKDVKFSEFQKLYEYLEGQTPFSTQHKTKGAEFDNVLVILDNGGWNNYNFGNLFLETGSATVLDRTQKIFYVCCTRAKENLSVFFHNPSAQVITKAKEWFGNNNVIQI, from the coding sequence ATGGTTGAAGGAAGATTGAATTTAGAACCAGAAGTACAAGAAATTTTTCAATCAATTGATGAATGCAGAAATTTTCTATTAAGTGGAGGTGCTGGAAGTGGAAAAACCTATTCTTTAGTAAATGTAATTCAACAGGTGATAGTTGAAAATCCAACGGCTAAGGTTGCATGTATGACTTATACCAATGCAGCAGTTAAAGAAATTGAAGAAAGGGTAAACCATAAAAATCTTAATGTATCTACGATACACGATTTCTTATGGGATAATATAAAACATTTTCAAAAAGAGCTTAAAGGAGCTCTTATCTCCTTGGCAAATAATGCAGAAGTAACTAAAATTTCTATTACAGAAGTTAATCCCGTTCCTGATAATTATTTTGCGGATTTGCCTGATGGAGTGCAATACAAAGAATTTGTCAGAATACACGAAGGAATAATATCTCACGATGAATTACTTATTGTAGCAAACTATCTTTTTGAAAAATATCCCAAACTTAGCAATATTGTAAAAGATAAATATAAGTTCATTTTCATAGATGAGTACCAAGATACAAGCAAAGTGGTTGTAGAAATATTCCTTGAACATTTTAAGAAAAGTGAAAGAAAGAATATCATAGGTTTTTTTGGGGATGCTATGCAATCAATTTATGAAGATGGTATTGGCAACTTAGATGTTTATAAAGGAGTCGAAGCTGAAAAAGTAAACGAAATTCTAAAGAAGCAAAATAGAAGAAATCCTAAACTTATTATTGATTTGGCGAATAAACTTCGTACCGATGGAATAACACAAGAACCATCTGCCGATCCGAAAGCCCCTAATATGATTGATGGTGCAGTAAAGCAAGGCACGGTTTTGTTTCTGCACTCGACTGATGGGAATATCAATAAAGTTGAAGAATTTTTAGCAGAAAAATATGCTTGGGATTTCAATAATTCAAAGCAAACAAAAGAATTGAACCTTACTCACAATTTAATAGCAGGTAAGGCTGGTTTTAGAAACTTGATGGATATTTATGATAGAGACCACATATTAAGCTATAGAGATAGAATTAAGAAATACATTAAAGATAATAACCTAACTATTGATTTTTCAGACAATACATTTGAAGAAGTAATTGAAATATTACAGCAAGGAAAAAGCGGCAGAGATTTAAATGCTGTTAGTCCAACAAATGCAATGCAGATTTTTATTGAAAGTAATGCCGAATTGTACAATTATGCCAAATCATTAAAGTTTCTTGAATTTTCCAAAATGTATGTTGACAAAGACCAATTACTTGATGATAAAAAGCAAGATGAAGATGATGAAAATAAGAAGGGCTCAAAAAGAGATAATCTTATAAAACATTTATTTAAAATTCAGAATAATATTTCTTTGTATCAAAATAAAAAGTACAATGAATTTTTAAGAGCCACAGATTATCATTTTAAAATAACAAATATTGCAAGCAAAAAAGCCTTAAAAGAAAATATTGAAAGCCTTGTGAATGTAGGGAATAGTACGATTGAACAAGTTATTAATAACGCTGACGAAAAGAGAATTTGTTTGATTGATGATAAGCTGATTGCTTTTAAAGAGAACAAAGAGTATTTGTATAATAGAGTGAAGGATGTTAAGTTTAGTGAATTTCAAAAATTATATGAATACCTTGAAGGACAAACACCGTTTTCAACACAGCATAAAACAAAAGGAGCAGAATTTGATAATGTCTTAGTCATACTTGATAATGGTGGTTGGAATAATTACAATTTTGGTAATCTTTTCTTAGAAACTGGATCGGCAACTGTATTGGATAGAACTCAAAAGATATTTTATGTTTGTTGTACAAGGGCTAAAGAAAATTTATCGGTTTTCTTTCACAATCCAAGTGCGCAAGTAATAACAAAAGCTAAAGAATGGTTTGGAAATAATAACGTGATACAAATTTGA